ATGTGTGGAGAAGCGCCACGTAACATGCGCGCGAAGGAGCTTTTAATGTCCTCACTTTGTCCCTTTCTGTTTGGCGTTTAGAATCTTTTTGACTATTTATCTTTTCACCAAATACTGAAGAGGCAATAATCCTAAAATTACCAAAATCCAAATGCTTAATTCTGAGTTATTATACTAATTTATGAGTACTTGTTCATTTTCATATTGGCAGTTGTACGACTAAATTATTGGGAGAAATTATAAGTACTATAATGTCGGTCGATATCTCAAAAATTCAGGTAAATACACATTGTATTTGTCTTTACCTAAAACGTTTGAAAAATCTGTacttgatattttgttttttgtatgtAGGATGTACGATTAGTAATTTCTTTCTTTAcatataaaattcaatttttacgGAATTATTTATTCAGGATTTTTTCGCAAATCAGAACTGATTTTTACTATGTGAGCCtttattcaattttagtaaTTACTCTTGTACTGTGAAAGGATTATAATAAGTATTTTACGTTGAGTTTAAAGAGGACATCAGGTGGCTTCCATTACACACGAAAATGGAAATCTTTTGCTTTCTGCAGAAAGACATTATACAAACTAGAACaatataagtatataacatTCAAAAAGGGATAATGTGTTTGATAGGTGATGTTACTGAATAGGGCTGGGATTTCGGatattcggttcgggttcggataggaACCGATCGGGTCCGGGTTTTTCGGATAAATGAATTCTATACCCAATGAGTACTTAGtagatttcggttcggatttcggatcgggtactaccggtttcgggtcggttccggatACCCGTTTCTTAtgtgaattatataaatatttgcaaaataaaataattatataccagttttttttttatttattttatttttttaaggaaaagtAAATAGAAAtcgtatatatattagtaacaTGTATTAAATACAACAAAGTTGAACTAGTCTAGTGGTATAACAGTTGTTGCTTTGCTTATCCAACCCGGGTTCGACCTCAGAAGAtacaaatctatgttttttaaacATAGAATTCGGGTTAAACGGGTACCCGttaaaaccgaaaccgaaccgatacccatGGATAATTAACACTAATATCCATCGGATAAATTGTCTaggaccgaaaccgaaccgaaccggtctatttcgggtcggttccggttcgggtatTCGGTTATAGATAAAAATCCCAGGCCTATTACTGAAGTAAATGAGTTCGTTGATCCTTGGTTGCCTACACATCCTCCACGAAATCcataattaattacaaaacataGAGTCCAGAGTTGTTATAGCAACTGAAACAAACCTGATGATGTCCCAgaaataataaagattagagTAAGTCCGATATCTGCAAAAGACATAATAGGCTCGCAATATACCAAAGTCAAGGAAGTACACGCTTAAATCAAGATACTTGTTGACCATTAATCTACCGGATCATAAGCATTCATCTCCAGTTTTTAACGAGACCATTTGGAAGCTCCAAACCGCACCAAAGATACGACATTTCTTGTGTTGTATACTATTAAATGCATTGGCATCGGGGATGATTCTGATATCTCTAGGTATTAATAGTGATTCACAATATCAGAGATGttgcatagaaaaaaaaaaacactagatCACTTACTCTTTACATGTGACTGTGCAAAATACATTTGGGTAGTTAGCATCTATTTGAATATGCTTCTTCCGGATTCACACTGTTCCCTTTTTCAAGCAATGGTAGATTGTAATAAcaacaagaagaagttatctccTTTGATCAGACATTTGCCAATATGCACCCATATGATAGGATGATTTAGAAGAGTCAAAATCTCTTAGCCTACCAAAGTAGGATTGAGACAGTAGTAGACATCAACAAATTAACTGAAACTCACTAAACGAAACAAATGGAATTAAAAAGTATCAAGCCGGATTGAATAacagttaatatatttttaaatgaattaaaatcaaaacaagaacCGAATAGATATCTAAACATCCAAAACAATTTGTATACCTAAAATATTAATCACAATGATTAACGATTTGACCAGATACATTTTTATTTGCCTCGCACGGACCTTTATGCAGGTGAGAGTCTAGTTGTTAACTAAAATTATTCTTGTATGGAAAACCAATTAGTGTTAAGAATTCAAACCGGGGTATCAtggaaagaaaataatattataaatggGCCGTCACACGAAAAGCCCAAGGCCTAGTTTACGGATACATATCTTTAAGTAACATAGGAAACGTCAAAGGCAAGCAAACAACACAGTCCATAAATAGAAAAACCTAATAATGACTCGTCGAACGAATTAAAGAAGTGAAAATCTTCAAATCTCCCTGAGGAACTCATCTTCGTTTCAAATCTCTGCAGATAGCTTTGATGGTGGAAGGTGTAGTCCTGCAGCATCCTCCTATAAGTTTAGCTCCAAGGTCACGCCACTTCGTTGCAAACATCTCAAACTCAGCATCACCAAAGCATTGCGACGGCTGCCAAAATCAACAAAAAACCATAAGAGATTCATTCCTTCACTAACTCAATGACTCATAAGATTCATGTGATCTTGAATACTACAAACAAGTAAGACAGTGAACGTACCAGCCATTTTTTGGCTTTCCCGTCCCAAACCTCTCCACTATTTGGGTACACAACGATAGCCTTCTTGGTCAACTGAAGATAGGACATGACATAGATAGTAagaactaagaaaataaaaggcAATGCTACAGAGTTTAAACTTTTGCTTGCCTTGGAGAATTTGCGAATGAGATTGTCCATGAACTGAGGAGGTGCGCAGTTAATGCCAACAGCGCAAATGTTGTTGCTTTtgttaagggtttcaaggcaTTCCTCAAAGCTCTCTCCCGAAGGAGCATTCTCACCATCTACAGACGTGAAACAGATCCATGCTGGGATCTGCACATTCTCTTCCTCCAGCAGCTCAACGCACGCCTGGGCCTCGAGTTTGTTCGGTATGGTTTCGAAAGCGAGAAGATCAGGACTAGCTTCCACTAGGACTTGGATTCTCCTCCTGTGGAAGTCTTTTAGTTTATCCAAGGTTACATCCTCTCCATAGCTTCCACTGCAATAAAGAACATAGAAACAAACTATCAAGTTCCCAATGTAATGTGAAACGAAACGAAATGAATCTTACCTGTACTCAGAGCCATCAGCAAGATAAGCTCCGTAGCTTCCAATAGAAGCAGCTACAAGAGCTCGGTTATAGCTATGTCCTGAGGTTTTGCTGACTTTGTCCCAGAATCTATCACGGGCTTCAACAGCTAGTTTCACGCTCTTTTGTAGTAAAGACTCGCTCTCTTCCATGGACAATCCTCTTGAGAGAAAGCCAGGGATTGTAGCCTGAAAGCAGACCGGTAAAATGAGATATGAAACATTTTCAAACCGAAACTCAATACTTTCATATGTTTACATaaccaacaaaaagaaaaaaaagacaaaactgaATCTGACAaatcaaataaacaaaagacAAGTATCTTTCTTCTGACCCTACAATCTAAATCCAGAAAGCAGATAATGCATTTTACATTAAACATTGAAATAATCACCAGAAATTACACAATGGGGATTGAAAGATtagatctttttaaaacataaatcaaagGAAAAGACAAAACTGAATCTGAGAaatcaaataaacaaaagacAAGTATTTTTTCTTCTGAACCTACTACAATCTTAAACCCTTTTCAATTCTAAAAAGACAaggtttttatattaaataatcacAAGAAAATTACAATATGTGGGTTTCAAAAAGATTAGATCTTTAAGAAAaagggaaaataaataaatcagatAGATTGGTACACAAGAAAGGTTTTTTCTTTACCTGATAAGATGAAGTAACCACAATGTCTGCACCAGCCTCCAAATATTCCATATGAACCTGCAAACAACAACTCTTATCCATTATCATCCAAATCTTACAAGactgagtaaaaaaaaaaagacaaaagagatCTGCTTTCTCTTTTATCAAAACCCATTGTCAGAATCTAAACCTAAATACGAAAATCTTGggggaaaaaaaatcaagaaacagaAATGGATAGGAAAAAATATCTACAAACCCGCTTGATGAGCTCAGGATCTTTGATGAGAGAAACGGCACTCCACAAAGGGTCGTTAATGGCGGCGCCGTGAATCTCGAGCTGGGTCGCGAAACCGCCGTCGACCACCGCACAGCCGCCGCATTTCTCTATCAAATCTTCCAACAATGCAGACTTCTTCTCCAAACCCATGACTCGAAACCCCCCAATGTATCTCGTTTCTTCGAAGAGAATGAAGAACCCTTAAAACGAGAAACTTTGAGATGTTCTTGTCTCGTGAAATCGGAGAATCAACGCCGCTTTTGTTGGTTAAAGATTGTGTTTTTCCCCTAACAATGGATGTTTCTTGTCTCCCTCTCGACACTTGTATTTATGTTATAGATGATGGGCTTGGGCTGGGCCCACtttatgtaataaaataaattatacgcgTTTCTCTAACCtgtaaatgtaatatatatatttattatttatttttgtttttcaactttCGCCGACGGGAAAAGAATAAATTCTCCGTTTTCCATTCCACcgtcaaacaaaataaaatggaaTTTTCTTTCGATTACGAACTGACATTAAACTAAACATGCTTGCATTATCTTAATTTTTGATTAACATACCTACCTACTCTATTGAATAATCTCATTTACGAACGGAGATCATTCTTCGCTAGTGTCACACTTTGATTCTAGTTTTTCAAGATTCCTTTCTCGTTAgcttataaatttaaacaattttgtAGCTATGGTTCTAACGGTCAGTGAaatgaaaatttgaagaaaaaaaaaatatatgtagtgcgaagaggaggaggaggtgagatttaaatcttaatatagaAAACACGATACACATATAATAAGAGTATCAAattaaattagtttaatttttttttactaatctatttttccctcttaaaaataattgttttgagcgattaattattcaatatattttttaaaaatagtaataaatagTGCCCGTATCATATATTTTGGGTCATTAGTTAcggtaattcttttttttgggtcaaatagTTATGGTAATTCAAAACAGTGCCCGTATCATATACTTTGCCGTGAACGTGCCGCAGACGGCACAATGTTTTGGTAGGTAAATGTATGGGACTTACGTTTGTGTTGAATACCTACCATTTAAGACTTTATAAAGAGCGACTCGAAGGAGtgagatttttttctaaaacaactTGATAAATTAATGGTTTGACCCAAAACGTCTAACAAATGTTGCAATATCTAACTGTGATGAATGCAGGCATGAAAAAACACAATTATGTATTTAATATAAAACCATAAGTCCATCCATCAAACATATACATGTGCCGAAAAGGTTGGTGTTAGTTGTTTTCGAAGCTATATACGAATATGTCATGTGAAACGTATATCTTAAAGTCATAGCCAAGCaagtaatttatttatatgttataataagATAATGATATTAGTTTGGTTTTCAAATTTAGAAAACATTGATCAAAATATAGTTTCACCTTATAAAGGTTTGTGActtgttttacatttctataTACTGCTTTTATCTGGGAAACTGCTTCTAAATGAATATTTTGCagtagatttaattaatttttaatatatgttggaCTTTGATCTGATCTCTGAATGTTGAAACTACAAGTCTCCGACGTGGTATTGTTTGGTGGGGTCAACGATGCACATTCTTGTATCTTGACTATGAAGAAAGCATATGTGGAACGTGGCATGGCTTCACCTCCATTGTAACATTCTAAAAGAACTTTTATATAtcaaccatattctaaattcaTTTAATATCCTTTTCACAAATACTTATCAACGAGCGGGCCCTGACACATCTGTGTGATTTACTGTAAAAGGTCGATACACTGAAGTCAATTAGCTTTTACGTTTGTTCAACCATTCTAAAACTTGCAGCATTTTTAAATGACCTTGGAGTGTATTATAAAATAACCTTACCGTTTGAAAAACGGCGAGAAAAGGCTTGGTTGTTCGTTGTGATATAGTTGAGACTATAACAAATGCAATTAATTACGAAATGAATGAATCTACCGGTAAAACTAGTGAtagaaaaactataaaatttattgataattGCGACATTATGTGTGTTTCAACCATTGTTGACAGAGAAAAAAAGAGTGTTTTAGaccatataaaaagaaaatactttGTAAAGCTCTAATTTCATATGGTTATGATATTATACCATACTAAAACTCATGTTTCTAGGCATTTTCAGTAACTGGATTGCGTGAAAATACATAATTTTCTTACAGTCTAGTCTTAGGTAGTACTAAAGTAAATATTCATATAAGCATATTGGCAACCGGACAGTATGTCCTTgtaaatatgttattttcttttgtagCTATAACAAATTGTTTACTTTTCAACATTAAGAACTGCAAAATTTCGTTTCCACGAACTTTAACAACCGGCGGTCAGCCATATACTATGATGATATGTATGTTGCAAGTCCATACTATATTCGCGTAATTATCTTTTGTTAGAGTTGGCCAATTTCATGACGAACCAgcccaagaagaagaataatATGTAATTGGGCTTTCGGTATCATATGAAACGCTTATGCCCGGCTTCCTATCAGTATTGTTAACACTTTTAACCCACACTAGATCTTGTCCCGCGTTCCCGCGCGAATGTTGGATTTAACTTGcgttcaatataaatttataaaccatggattttataaaatgtccatttatctttttatgtttagtaaaatatatttagagtataatatattatattataatatagatgtttgataataattttttatttgtgcgtaatattatatttttaaattttataacttgatgcaatttgatgtaattgtaatattcatatattaacctattgatttttttgtttatttatttaaaaatggtttaattttttacaataggtttttatgaattattattatttttatgatatttggttttcttgaaaattgtatcgtagcagattaatatatactatatattacagtttgtttttttattttcagcaaaaagaaataacaattcattgtaattaattaattaaaaattttgattttaagtgaagtggcagatttgtaaataagaaaaaaatgcaatgactaaatgtgtaaataaaaagaaatatttaatctgctatccatgtttccaaacaattctcatttaatctGCTATCCAAGATTCAAAACGACAGAATCTGTAAATGAGAAAGAAATACAGtgactaaatatatatattgaaaaagtaTTTAATTTGTTATCCTTATTTCCAAACAActttaatatattatctaagttttcaaacaataccaaaaggtacttcagttttaataatatagattatcaTTTGATGTGGAATAAagtatcaatttttttcttttgttacagAGAGTGGTATAGCTAACATTATCATTTTTAGGCGGaaaaaagtttttcaaaaaagaattttgttaaaaaagtaTGGTGAGGCCATTTTATCAGCTATATCTACACCAAACATGTGAGACCAGTTCATTCTGGCATAGGTGAACGCACCGTCGATGTTCTTGGAGTTCCTATTGAATCAGGACTAAAGAACCCACAAACCACTTAACTGTAACCACCATAAAAAAATTGACAGACATGTCATATAAGTAGAGATGGGAAAAACATTCAGATCCGAAAAACCGCACCAATCCAATCCAAAACATTAATACGGAATCTGAACCGAAACTGATAAAATATTCAAACGGATTCATGATTTTAATATCTAAAACGAATctgaaccaaaatattttgaaaatccgAAGATATCCAAATcattattatatacttaaatataatatttagttttgatttaatattaacagaatatctgaaaatacttggaattatctaaaataatgaaaatatccaaaacagtcaaaaataaatattccaaaatagtaaaattacttaaaacaccatatatatatctgaaatttttatcagttttcattcaaatattcaaaccaaactaattttcatgttaattttaaatatttagtcatATTTTAATCAAATGTATATGTcgtatatatgttatttatttttaactttgagaactttaaaatatatttggatttttgaatttttttacataattaatattcaaactgagaactttaaaataaaaatacttaagcGGAAGTTATAAACATGTAATcccaaaaatctgaaatttgaaTAAATCCGAATTGAATCCGAACAAGTACATGAAAGTCCACCCATACACATAACATAGGTACAGAAGAAAGCTATTCTACCATGCCCTCTactataaaaggaaaaaaaaaatagtagaacTCACAGTTGCATAAGAAATAGCTCAAAGAGAGTTTCAACCCAATTTACTCGCTTTCTCTAGTtctctaaatatatatactaaaaacaAATACTAGTATTCACATACAAACCCCTTTgcaaaactatacattttcccAAATTATTGGTCTCAGTAAACTAATAACTAACTTATGCATCGAAGAGTCTTGGGGAAAGAAAACCCTTTTTTCCTTTTGAACAACTTGAAGCCAGTTTTTAAGCAAAAAGAAAACTCGAAGCCATTCCTCTTGTGCAAAAACTACGGCATGCCCCAAAGAGCATATGAAGCCAATTCAACGGCTCCAGCACTAAGTAATTCCTCGTCTCTTCTGATCTTCTCAGTAGATGAACATCTATCATATGTTCGATAGCTAGTTTCCTTGGAACAAAGATCCCCAGCTGATACACTAGTGTTAAGAACAAGATATTCACACTATAtagtttgaaatataatttaacgtAACGTGTTGCAACATGCTAAAAAGTACCAAATGATCTTATctagaattaaattatatagcGGATTGCTTGAAGAAAGCAAATACTACTAA
This genomic interval from Brassica napus cultivar Da-Ae chromosome A6, Da-Ae, whole genome shotgun sequence contains the following:
- the LOC106349415 gene encoding homocysteine S-methyltransferase 1, yielding MGLEKKSALLEDLIEKCGGCAVVDGGFATQLEIHGAAINDPLWSAVSLIKDPELIKRVHMEYLEAGADIVVTSSYQATIPGFLSRGLSMEESESLLQKSVKLAVEARDRFWDKVSKTSGHSYNRALVAASIGSYGAYLADGSEYSGSYGEDVTLDKLKDFHRRRIQVLVEASPDLLAFETIPNKLEAQACVELLEEENVQIPAWICFTSVDGENAPSGESFEECLETLNKSNNICAVGINCAPPQFMDNLIRKFSKLTKKAIVVYPNSGEVWDGKAKKWLPSQCFGDAEFEMFATKWRDLGAKLIGGCCRTTPSTIKAICRDLKRR